CAGCTTTTCGATGGCCGCGCGCACTTTCGCGGTATAGGCCGCGTCGAGGCTGATGAGAACGGATTGCGCGTCCTCGTCATGCTCCGCCTGCGAGAACAGGTCCATGGCAATCCACTCGGGATCGGTCCGGCCGTCGCACAGCACCACGATCTCGGAGGGACCGGCGATCATGTCGATGTCGACCGCGCCGAACACCAGCCGTTTGGCCGTGGCGACGTACACGTTGCCCGGCCCGACGATCTTGTCGACCCTGGGAACGGAGGCCGTGCCATAGGCCAGCGCCGCCACCGCCTGCGCGCCGCCGATGGTGAACACCCGTTCGACGCCGCCCAGATGCGCCGCGGCCAGCACCAGCGGGTTGAGCTCGCCTGCCGGCGCCGGCACCACCATGACCAGTTCATGCACCTCGGCCACCTTGGCCGGGATCGCGTTCATAAGCACCGACGAGGGATAGGCGGCCTTGCCGCCGGGCACGTAGAGACCGACGCGCTCGATCGGCGTCACCTGCTGCCCGAGGCGGGTGCCGTCGGGTTCGGTATAGCTCCAGGATTCGGTACGCTGGCGCTCGTGATAGGCGCGGATGCGTTCGGCGGCGTTGGCCAGCGCATCGTACTGTTCCTTGGTCAGTGCGCGCGCCGCTTCGCGCAGCTGCTGGCGCGGAATCTCGAGCTCCGCCACCGAGGTCAGCTGGCGGCGGTCGAAGCGCCGGGTGTATTCGACAAGGGCGACATCGCCGCGGGCCCGTATGTCGGCGATGATCTCCTTCACCGTGGCCTCGACTTTCGGGTCGGCCTCCGGCGTGCGGTCCAGCAGGCGCGCGAATTCGCGCTCGAAACCGGCGTCGCGCGTGCTGAACTGGCGCAGGTTGAGGGTGCTCATGAGGTCGGTCAGGCGACCGCCTGCTCCAGCCGGTTCACCAGGCTTTTGAGCGCCTGTTGTTTCATTTTCATCGAGGCGCGGTTGGCCACGAGCCAGGCGCTGATGTCGGCGATGTGCTCAACCTCGGCCAGGCCGTTGGCCTTGAGGGTGTTGCCGGTATCCACCAGGTCCACGATACGGTCGGACAGGCCCACAAGCGGCGCCAGCTCCATCGAACCGTAGAGCTTGATGATGTCGGTCTGGATGCCCTTGGCGGCGAAGTGACGTTGCGTGGTTTTGACATATTTAGTGGCGATGCGCAAACGGGTCCAGCTGTCGGGATCGTCACGCGAGGCCAGGCTCTTGGGCTCGGCCACCATCATGCGGCAGCGCGCGATCTTCAAGTCCAGCAGCTCGTAGAGGCCGTCGCCCTCGTATTCCATCAGCACATCCTTGCCGGCGATGCCCAGATCGGCGGCGCCAAACTGGACATAGGTCGGCACGTCCGCGGCGCGGATGATGGTGAGCTTCACCTCGGGCAGGTTGGTGTCGAGGATGAGCTTGCGGCTCTTGAGTGGATTCTCGGTAGGACGGATACCCGCGCGTTCAAGCAGCGGCAGACCCTCTTCCAGGATCCGCCCCTTGGACAGGGCGATATTGAGCGCGGTGGTCATGGTTCACGCCGTCTGCTGGCGCGCCGCCCGAGCCGCGTGTTCTCCCGGCACACGGCGGATGCGCGCACCCAGTTGCGCCAGCTTCTCTTCAATACATTCATAGCCGCGATCGATGTGATAGATGCGGTCCACCACGGTCTCGCCGTCCGCCACCAGGCCGGCAAGCGCGAGGCTGGCCGAGGCACGCAGGTCGGTCGCCATCACCGGCGCGCCTTTCAGGCGCGGCACACCGGTCACGATGGCCGTGTTGCCTTCCATTTCAATCTTCGCGCCCATGCGCTGCAATTCGTAAACGTGCATGAAACGGTTCTCGAAAATCGTTTCCGTGACCGTGCCGCTGCCTTCGGCCACCGCGTTCATGGCGATGAACTGCGCCTGCATGTCCGTGGGGAACGCCGGATACGGCGCGGTGCGCACCGTGACGGCCCGGGGACGCCTGCCCTGCATGTCGAGACTGATCCAGTTCGGTCCGGTTTCGATGACGGCGCCGGTATCGCGCAGCTTGTCGAGCACCGCCTGCAACAGGTCGGGGCGCGTGTTGCGCAGGCGCACGCTGCCGCCGGTCATGGCGCCGGCGACCAGATAGGTTCCGGTTTCGATGCGGTCGGGGATGACCTCGTGCACGGCGCCGTGCAAACGCTGCACGCCCTCGATGGCGATCTCGTCCGTGCCCGCGCCCGTGATGCGCGCGCCCATGGAGTTGAGACAGCGGGCGAGGTCGGCCACTTCCGGTTCGCGCGCGGCGTTTTCGATGATCGTGGTGCCATCCGCCAGCGTCGCCGCCATCATGATGTTCTCCGTGCCCGTGACGGAAACGAGATCCATGAAAATGCGCGCGCCCTTCAGGCGTTTCGCCTTGGCGCGGATATAGCCGCCATCGAGATTGATCTCCGCGCCCATGGCCTGCAAACCCTTGATGTGCAGGTTCACCGGGCGCGAACCGATGGCGCAGCCGCCGGGTAGCGACACCTCGGCCTCGCCGAAACGCGCCAGCAGCGGGCCCAGCACCAGGATCGAGGCGCGCATGGTTTTCACCAGTTCATACGGGGCGCATACCGAGGTGTTCTGGCTCGAGTCGGCTTCAATCACCATCTTGTCGCCGACCACCAGGCGCACGCCCATGCGGCCGAGCAGTTCCATGGTCGTGGTGATGTCCTGCAGGTGCGGCACGTTGCCGATGCTCACCGTCTCGCTGGTCAGCAGCGAGGCCACCAGCACCGGCAGCGCGGCATTCTTCGCGCCCGAGATTTTTATCTCGCCGCGCAGTGCGCTGCCGCCCGTAACTATCAGTTTGTCCATGTATGCAAATTCTCTTTGCCGCAAAAAAACAAAAGCCGCCAGCAGGCGGCTT
The DNA window shown above is from Sulfuricaulis limicola and carries:
- the hisG gene encoding ATP phosphoribosyltransferase, which gives rise to MTTALNIALSKGRILEEGLPLLERAGIRPTENPLKSRKLILDTNLPEVKLTIIRAADVPTYVQFGAADLGIAGKDVLMEYEGDGLYELLDLKIARCRMMVAEPKSLASRDDPDSWTRLRIATKYVKTTQRHFAAKGIQTDIIKLYGSMELAPLVGLSDRIVDLVDTGNTLKANGLAEVEHIADISAWLVANRASMKMKQQALKSLVNRLEQAVA
- the hisD gene encoding histidinol dehydrogenase translates to MSTLNLRQFSTRDAGFEREFARLLDRTPEADPKVEATVKEIIADIRARGDVALVEYTRRFDRRQLTSVAELEIPRQQLREAARALTKEQYDALANAAERIRAYHERQRTESWSYTEPDGTRLGQQVTPIERVGLYVPGGKAAYPSSVLMNAIPAKVAEVHELVMVVPAPAGELNPLVLAAAHLGGVERVFTIGGAQAVAALAYGTASVPRVDKIVGPGNVYVATAKRLVFGAVDIDMIAGPSEIVVLCDGRTDPEWIAMDLFSQAEHDEDAQSVLISLDAAYTAKVRAAIEKLLPGMERRDIIRTSLEARGALITVANLDEALALVNRIAPEHLELSLENPEDAAKRVRHAGAIFLGRYTAEAVGDYCAGPNHVLPTSGTARFSSPLGVYDFQKRSSIIQCSADGASSLGRTASVLSRGEGLTAHARSAEYRIKK
- the murA gene encoding UDP-N-acetylglucosamine 1-carboxyvinyltransferase, with the protein product MDKLIVTGGSALRGEIKISGAKNAALPVLVASLLTSETVSIGNVPHLQDITTTMELLGRMGVRLVVGDKMVIEADSSQNTSVCAPYELVKTMRASILVLGPLLARFGEAEVSLPGGCAIGSRPVNLHIKGLQAMGAEINLDGGYIRAKAKRLKGARIFMDLVSVTGTENIMMAATLADGTTIIENAAREPEVADLARCLNSMGARITGAGTDEIAIEGVQRLHGAVHEVIPDRIETGTYLVAGAMTGGSVRLRNTRPDLLQAVLDKLRDTGAVIETGPNWISLDMQGRRPRAVTVRTAPYPAFPTDMQAQFIAMNAVAEGSGTVTETIFENRFMHVYELQRMGAKIEMEGNTAIVTGVPRLKGAPVMATDLRASASLALAGLVADGETVVDRIYHIDRGYECIEEKLAQLGARIRRVPGEHAARAARQQTA